The Castanea sativa cultivar Marrone di Chiusa Pesio chromosome 11, ASM4071231v1 genome contains a region encoding:
- the LOC142614515 gene encoding G-type lectin S-receptor-like serine/threonine-protein kinase At1g11330, translating into MNEILNDGNDGAPFSVISYTCVMAATNNFSLENKLGEGGFGPVYKGKLAGGQTIAIKRLGRNSEQGIMEFKNELIAMPKLHHVNIVKLIGCCIHGEERMLVYEYMPNKSLDCFLFDSKRSKILDWKKRFNIIEGIAQGLVYLHKYSRQRIIHRDLKASNILLDQNMNPKISDFGIAQIFKPDELEANTNVIVGTYGYMSPEYAMEEVFSTKSDVYSFGVLMLEIMSGRKNNSFYHVDYTLNLAGYAWNLWEEGQGLELIDPSISDSCVKYKVLRSIHIGLLCIQNNTDDRPTMSDVLFMIKNDITPLPLPKNQPFCFLDEMALG; encoded by the exons ATGAATGAAATTCTAAATGATGGGAATGATGGAGCTCCTTTCAGTGTAATTAGCTATACATGTGTCATGGCTGCAACAAACAATTTTTCATTAGAAAACAAGCTTGGAGAAGGAGGCTTTGGGCCTGTGTATAAG GGAAAATTGGCAGGAGGGCAAACAATAGCAATAAAGCGATTAGGGCGTAATTCAGAACAAGGAATAATGGAGTTCAAGAATGAGCTGATAGCCATGCCTAAACTCCATCATGTGAATATTGTTAAACTTATTGGTTGTTGCATTCATGGAGAAGAGAGGATGTTGGTTTATGAATACATGCCCAACAAAAGTTTAGATTGCTTTCTATTTG ATTCAAAGAGGAGCAAGATATTAGATTGGAAAAAACGTTTCAACATAATTGAAGGAATCGCTCAAGGACTAGTCTATCTCCATAAATATTCAAGACAAAGAATAATTCATAGAGATTTAAAAGCTAGTAACATACTCCTTGACCAAAACATGAATCCTAAGATTTCTGATTTTGGCATAGCACAAATTTTCAAACCGGATGAATTGGAAGCAAACACAAATGTAATTGTTGGAACATA TGGCTATATGTCTCCTGAGTATGCTATGGAAGAGGTGTTCTCTACAAAATCCGATGTCTACAGCTTTGGAGTCTTGATGCTTGAAATCATGAGTGGTAGAAAAAACAATAGCTTCTACCATGTTGACTACACACTCAATTTAGCAGGATAT GCATGGAATTTATGGGAagaaggccaagggctagaacTAATTGATCCTTCAATAAGTGATTCATGTGTCAAATATAAGGTGTTGAGATCAATCCATATCGGTCTCTTATGTATACAGAATAACACTGATGATCGGCCCACTATGTCAGATGTGttatttatgataaaaaatgatattacacCATTGCCTTTGCCAAAAAACCaaccattttgttttttggatgaAATGGCTTTAGGGTAA